The Eurosta solidaginis isolate ZX-2024a chromosome 4, ASM4086904v1, whole genome shotgun sequence genome includes a window with the following:
- the AMPKalpha gene encoding 5'-AMP-activated protein kinase catalytic subunit alpha-2, whose translation MPQSRAAAAEVATGSGPQPLVKIGHYLLGATLGTGTFGKVKIGEHQMTKHKVAVKILNRQKIKSLDVVGKIRREIQNLKLFRHPHIIKLYQVISTPTDIFMIMEYVSGGELFDYIVKHGKLQEHEARRFFQQIISGVDYCHRHMVVHRDLKPENLLLDHNLHVKIADFGLSNMMLDGEFLRTSCGSPNYAAPEVISGKLYAGPEVDIWSCGVILYALLCGTLPFDDEHVPTLFRKIKSGIFPIPEYLNKQVVNLVCQMLQVDPLKRATMEEIKKHEWFQKDLPSYLFPSSIEQDSNVIDTVAVAEVCGKFGVKEAEVHNALLSGDPHDQLAIAYHLIIDNKRFADEAAKTEINNFYVAGSPPPAAHSPSERSESVGPTAITIGVGSASGTSTPGGTSGAMRPHPERIAPMRERQLAMSVQASGGGAFPEKAARGTPIKRAKWHLGIRSQSKPNDIMQEVYRAMKALDYEWKIINPYHVRVRRQNVKTGKYSKMSLQLYQVDSKSYLLDFKSLTNEEVEQGDDVILESVTPPPLSVQGAMPQQPTGHHTMEFFEMCAALIIQLAR comes from the exons ATGCCACAATCACGTGCTGCCGCAGCTGAGGTGGCCACTGGCAGCGGTCCACAGCCACTTGTTAAAATTGGTCATTATTTGCTTGGTGCAACTCTCGGCACAGGTACTTTTGGCAAGGTGAAAATTGGTGAACATCAAATGACCAAACATAAAGTGGCTGTTAAGATTTTAAATCGTCAGAAAATCAAAAGCCTTGATGTGGTTGGTAAGATACGAAGGGAGATACAGAATTTGAAACTCTTCCGGCATCCGCACATCATTAAACTTTATCAG GTCATTTCGACGCCCACTGATATTTTTATGATTATGGAATACGTTAGCGGTGGCGAGTTGTTCGATTATATCGTAAAACATGGCAAGTTGCAGGAGCACGAAGCACGTAGGTTCTTTCAGCAAATCATATCTGGAGTGGACTATTGTCATCGTCACATGGTGGTGCATCGTGATTTGAAGCCGGAAAACTTATTACTTGATCATAATTTGCATGTAAAAATCGCTGACTTTGGTTTGTCTAACATGATGCTAGATGGCGAATTTTTACGCACCTCTTGTGGTTCACCCAACTACGCTGCACCTGAGGTAATATCTGGCAAACTTTATGCCGGCCCGGAAGTGGATATATGGTCATGCGGAGTTATACTCTATGCGCTATTATGTGGCACTCTACCATTCGATGACGAGCATGTGCCTACACTTTTTCGTAAAATCAAGTCTGGCATTTTTCCTATACCAGAATATTTGAACAAGCAAGTGGTGAATTTGGTATGCCAAATGTTGCAAGTAGATCCATTGAAACGTGCTACTATGGAGGAAATCAAAAAGCATGAGTGGTTCCAAAAAGATTTACCCTCATATCTATTTCCCTCATCGATTGAGCAGGACTCCAATGTTATTGATACAGTGGCTGTCGCTGAAGTTTGCGGTAAGTTTGGCGTAAAGGAGGCTGAGGTGCATAACGCCTTGTTAAGCGGCGATCCACACGATCAATTGGCTATTGCTTATCATTTGATTATCGATAATAAACGTTTCGCTGACGAGGCTGCCAAGACAGAAATCAATAATTTTTACGTTGCTGGTTCACCACCGCCAGCTGCACATTCGCCTAGTGAACGCTCCGAATCGGTTGGGCCAACAGCTATTACAATTGGTGTTGGTTCTGCGTCGGGCACTTCAACGCCTGGCGGAACTAGTGGCGCTATGCGTCCACATCCTGAACGCATAGCACCGATGCGTGAACGTCAATTGGCTATGTCTGTGCAGGCATCGGGTGGGGGCGCATTCCCTGAGAAGGCAGCACGTGGTACACCAATTAAACGCGCAAAATGGCATTTGGGTATAAGATCGCAGAGTAAGCCTAATGACATAATGCAAGAGGTTTATCGTGCCATGAAGGCTCTCGATTATGAATGGAAGATTATAAATCCATATCATGTGCGTGTACGTCGTCAAAATGTTAAGACAGGCAAATATTCGAAAATGTCGCTGCAACTTTATCAAGTGGATTCAAAAAGTTATTTACTGGATTTTAAATCTTTAACTAATGAAGAAGTTGAGCAGGGTGATGATGTTATATTGGAGAGCGTA